The proteins below come from a single Balaenoptera musculus isolate JJ_BM4_2016_0621 chromosome 1, mBalMus1.pri.v3, whole genome shotgun sequence genomic window:
- the TNFAIP8L2 gene encoding tumor necrosis factor alpha-induced protein 8-like protein 2, with translation MESFSSKSLALQAEKKLLSKMAGRSVAHLFIDETSSEVLDELYRVSKEYTHSRPQAQRVIKDLIKVAVKVAVLHRSGCFSPSELALATRFRQKLQQGAMTALSFGEVDFTFEAAVLAGLLSECRDMLLELVEHHLTPKSHGRIRRVFDHFSDPGLLTALYGPDYTQHLGKICDGLRKLLDEGKL, from the coding sequence ATGGAGTCCTTCAGTTCAAAGAGTCTGGCGCTGCAAGCAGAGAAGAAGCTACTGAGTAAGATGGCAGGTCGGTCTGTGGCTCATCTCTTCATCGATGAGACGAGCAGCGAGGTGCTAGATGAGCTCTACCGTGTGtccaaagaatacacacacagCAGGCCCCAGGCCCAGCGGGTTATCAAGGACCTGATCAAGGTGGCTGTCAAGGTGGCCGTGCTGCACCGCAGTGGCTGCTTCAGCCCCAGCGAGCTGGCCTTGGCTACCCGCTTTCGCCAGAAGCTGCAGCAGGGCGCCATGACCGCGCTCAGCTTCGGCGAGGTGGACTTCACCTTTGAGGCTGCTGTGCTGGCCGGCCTGCTGAGCGAGTGCCGGGATATGCTGCTGGAGCTGGTGGAGCACCACCTCACACCCAAGTCACATGGCCGCATCCGCCGCGTGTTCGATCACTTCTCTGACCCAGGCCTGCTCACAGCCCTCTACGGGCCTGACTACACTCAGCACCTTGGCAAGATCTGTGATGGGCTCAGGAAGCTGCTGGATGAGGGGAAGCTCTGA
- the LYSMD1 gene encoding lysM and putative peptidoglycan-binding domain-containing protein 1 encodes MASPSRQAPLGGSGLLQGSRARSYGSLVQSACSPVRERRLEHQLAPGDTLAGLALKYGVTMEQIKRANRLYTNDSIFLKKTLYIPILTEPRDLFNGLDSEEEKDGEEEVQPSKDEVGPHSAERKKQETGSGRANGEVLPTPGQEPPIHDLSASDFLKKLDSQISLSKKAAAQKLKKGESGIPGEDSGLHLSSPRMQQRAVLGPVPLTRTSRTRTLRDQEDEIFKL; translated from the exons ATGGCTTCTCCCTCTAGACAGGCCCCCCTTGGTGGGTCAGGACTGCTTCAAGGGAGCCGGGCTCGTTCTTATGGAAGCCTGGTGCAGTCTGCCTGCTCCCCGGTGAGGGAAAGACGCCTGGAGCATCAGTTGGCGCCCGGAGACACCCTGGCTGGACTAGCGCTCAAATACGGGGTGACG atggaacAGATTAAGCGTGCAAACCGCCTTTATACTAATGACTCGATCTTCCTGAAGAAAACCCTCTACATCCCCATCCTGACAGAGCCCAGAGACCTGTTCAATGGTTTGGATtctgaggaagagaaggatggagaggaagaggtaCAGCCAAGTAAGGATGAAGTTGGGCCACATTCAGCTGAGAGGAAGAAACAAGAGACAGGTTCGGGACGTGCCAATGGTGAAGTCCTTCCCACACCTGGCCAGGAGCCCCCCATTCATGACCTCTCTGCCTCTGATTTCCTTAAGAAGCTTGATTCACAGATCAGCTTGTCAAAGAAGGCTGCTGCCCAGAAGCTgaaaaagggggaaagtgg GATACCTGGGGAGGATTCAGGTCTTCACCTGAGCTCTCCTCGGATGCAGCAACGAGCAGTCCTAGGTCCCGTGCCGCTGACCCGGACCTCTCGGACCCGGACACTTCGGGACCAGGAGGATGAAATCTTCAAACTCTGA
- the SCNM1 gene encoding sodium channel modifier 1, protein MSFKREGDDWSQLNVLKKRRVGDLLASYIPEDEALMLRDGRFACAICPHRPVLDTLAMLTAHRAGKKHLSSLQLFYGKKQPGKGMEQNPREQNELRREETKAEAPLLTQTRLITQSALHRAPHYNSCCRRKYRPEALRPSVSRSPLPPPEVEPQSGKISREPEPEAGSQTKESATVSSPAPMSPTRRRALDHYLTLRSSGWIPDGRGRWVKDENVEFDSDEEEPPDLPLD, encoded by the exons ATGTCTTTCAAGAGGGAAGGGGATGATTGGAGTCAACTCAATGTGCTCAAA AAACGAAGAGTTGGGGATCTGCTGGCCAGTTATATCCCAGAGGATGAGGCGCTGATGCTACGGGATGGACG cttTGCTTGTGCCATATGTCCCCATCGACCTGTACTGGACACTCTGGCCATGCTGACTGCCCACCGTGCAGGCAAGAAACATCTGTCCA GCCTGCAGCTTTTCTATGGCAAGAAGCAGCCGGGAAAGGGCATGGAGCAGAATCCAAGAGAGCAGAATGAACTGAGGAGGGAAGAGACCAAAGCGGAG GCTCCTCTGTTAACCCAGACTCGACTTATCACCCAGAGTGCTCTGCACAGAGCTCCTCACTATAACAGTTGCTGCCGCCGGAAGTACAG ACCAGAAGCCCTTCGTCCCTCTGTCTCTCGTTCCCCTTTGCCACCCCCAGAGGTTGAACCCCAAAGTGGGAAGATCAGTAGAGAACCTGAGCCTGAGGCTGGCTCACAGACCAAGGAATCAGCAACTGTCTCATCTCCTGCACCTATGAGCCCCACAAGAAGACGGGCCCTGGATCATTACCTCACCCTTCGAAG CTCTGGATGGATCCCAGATGGACGAGGTCGATGGGTAAAAGATGAAAATGTTGAGTTTGACTCTGATGAAGAGGAACCCCCTGATCTCCCCTTGGACTGA
- the TMOD4 gene encoding tropomodulin-4: MSSYQKELEKYRDIDEDEILRTLSPEELEQLDCELQEMDPENMLLPAGLRQRDQTKKSPTGPLDREALLQYLEQQALEVKERDDLVPYTGEKKGKPYIQPKREIPAQEQITLEPELEEALAHATDAEMCDLAAILGMYTLMSNKQYYDAICSGEICNTEGISSVVQPDKYKPVPDEPPNPTNIEEILKSVRSNDKELEEVNLNNIQDIPIPMLTELCEAMKTNTHVRSFSLVATRSGDPVANAVADMLRENRSLQSLNIESNFISSTGLMAVLKAVRENATLTELRVDNQRQWPGDAVEMEMATVLEQCPSIVRFGYHFTQQGPRTRAAQAMTRNNELRRQQKKR, encoded by the exons ATGTCATCGTATCAGAAGGAACTGGAGAAATACAGAGACATAGATGAAGATGAGATCCTAAGGACCTTGAGCCCCGAGGAGCTAGAGCAGCTGGACTGCGAGCTACAGGAGATGGACCCCGAG AACATGCTCCTGCCAGCTGGACTAAGACAACGTGACCAGACAAAGAAGAGCCCAACGGGGCCGCTGGACCGAGAGGCCCTTTTGCAGTACCTGGAACAGCAGGCACTAGAGGTCAAAGAGCGTGATGACTTGGTTCCCTACACAGGCGAGAAGAAGG GGAAACCCTACATTCAGCCCAAGAGAGAAATTCCAGCCCAGGAGCAGATCACTCTGGAGCCTGAGCTGGAGGAGGCACTGGCCCATGCCACAGATGCTGAGATGTGTGATCTAGCAG CCATTCTGGGCATGTACACACTGATGAGCAACAAGCAATACTATGATGCTATCTGCAGCGGAGAAATCTGCAACACTGAAGGCATTAGCA GTGTGGTGCAGCCTGACAAGTATAAGCCAGTGCCAGATGAGCCCCCAAATCCCACAAACATTGAGGAGATACTGAAGAGTGTTCGAAGCAATGACAAGGAGCTGGAGGAGGTGAACCTCAATAATATCCAG GACATCCCGATACCCATGCTAACTGAGCTGTGTGAAGCAATGAAGACAAATACCCATGTCCGGAGCTTCAGTCTGGTGGCCACAAGGAGTGGTGACCCCGTTGCCAAT GCGGTGGCTGACATGTTGCGTGAGAATCGTAGCCTCCAGAGCCTGAACATTGAATCCAACTTCATTAGCAGCACAGGGCTCATGGCTGTGCTGAAGGCAGTTCGGGAGAATGCCACACTCACCGAGCTCCGCGTAGACAACCAG cgCCAGTGGCCTGGCGACgcagtggagatggagatggcCACCGTGCTTGAACAGTGCCCCTCCATTGTCCGCTTTGGCTACCACTTTACACAGCAGGGGCCACGAACTCGGGCAGCCCAGGCCATGACCCGGAACAATGAACTGC GTCGCCAGCAAAAGAAGAGATAA
- the VPS72 gene encoding vacuolar protein sorting-associated protein 72 homolog isoform X1 has protein sequence MSLAGGRAPRKTAGNRLSGLLEAEEEDEFYQTTYGGFTEESGDDEYQGDQSDTEDEVDSDFDIDEGDEPSSDGEAEEPRRKRRVVTKAYKEPLKSLRPRKVSTPAGSSQKTREEKALLPLELQDDGSDSRKSMRQSTAEHTRQTFLRVQERQGQSRRRKGPHCERPLTQEELLREAKITEELNLRSLETYERLEADKKKQVHKKRKCPGPIITYHSVTVPLVGEPGPKEENVDVEGLDPAPTASALTPRAGTGPVIPPARCSRTFITFSDDATFEEWFPQGRPPKVPVREVCPVTHRPALYRDPVTDIPYATARAFKIIREAYKKYITAHGLPPTASALGPGPPPPEPLPGSGPRALRQKIVIK, from the exons ATGAGCTTGGCTGGGGGTCGGGCCCCCCGGAAGACCGCGGGGAACCGGCTTTCTGGGCTcctggaggcagaggaggaagatgagttCTACCAGACGACTTATGGGGGTTTCACAGAG GAATCAGGAGATGATGAGTATCAAGGGGACCAGTCAGACACAGAGGATGAGGTGGACTCTGACTTTGACATCGACGAAGGGGATGAACCATCCAGTGATGGAGAAGCAGAAGAGCCGAGAAGGAAGCGCCGAGTAGTCACCAAAGCATATAAG GAGCCCCTGAAGAGCTTGAGGCCTCGAAAGGTCAGCACCCCAGCTGGTAGCTCTCAGAAGACCCGAGAAGAGAAGGCATTGCTTCCACTAGAACTACAGGATGATGGCTCTGACA GTCGGAAGTCCATGCGGCAATCTACAGCTGAGCACACACGACAAACATTCCTTCGGGTACAAGAGAGGCAAGGCCAGTCACGGCGGCGAAAGGGGCCCCACTGTGAGCGGCCACTGACCCAGGAGGAGCTGCTCAGGGAGGCCAAGATCACAGAGGAGCTCAACTTACGTTCACTGG AGACATATGAGCGGCTTGAGGCTGACAAAAAGAAGCAGGTCCACAAGAAGCGGAAGTGCCCTGGGCCCATAATCACCTACCATTCAGTGACAGTGCCACTAGTTGGGGAGCCAGGCCCTAAAGAAGAGAATGTCGACGTAGAAGG ACTTGATCCTGCTCCCACAGCTTCTGCATTGACACCCCGTGCTGGGACTGGACCCGTCATCCCTCCTGCTCGCTGCTCACGTACCTTCATCACTTTTAGTGATGATGCGACGTTTGAGGAATGGTTTCCCCAAGGGCGGCCTCCAAAGGTCCCTGTTCGGGAGGTCTGCCCAGTGACCCATCGCCCAGCCCTGTACCGGGACCCTGTTACAGACATACCGTACGCCACTGCTCGAGCCTTCAAGATCATCCGTGAGGCCTACAAGAAGTACATCACTGCCCACGGACTGCCGCCCACTGCTtcagccctgggccctggcccacCACCTCCTGAGCCCCTCCCTGGCTCTGGGCCCCGAGCTTTGCGCCAGAAAATTGTCATCAAATGA
- the VPS72 gene encoding vacuolar protein sorting-associated protein 72 homolog isoform X2: MSLAGGRAPRKTAGNRLSGLLEAEEEDEFYQTTYGGFTEESGDDEYQGDQSDTEDEVDSDFDIDEGDEPSSDGEAEEPRRKRRVVTKAYKEPLKSLRPRKVSTPAGSSQKTREEKALLPLELQDDGSDSRKSMRQSTAEHTRQTFLRVQERQGQSRRRKGPHCERPLTQEELLREAKITEELNLRSLETYERLEADKKKQVHKKRKCPGPIITYHSVTVPLVGEPGPKEENVDVEGFCIDTPCWDWTRHPSCSLLTYLHHF; encoded by the exons ATGAGCTTGGCTGGGGGTCGGGCCCCCCGGAAGACCGCGGGGAACCGGCTTTCTGGGCTcctggaggcagaggaggaagatgagttCTACCAGACGACTTATGGGGGTTTCACAGAG GAATCAGGAGATGATGAGTATCAAGGGGACCAGTCAGACACAGAGGATGAGGTGGACTCTGACTTTGACATCGACGAAGGGGATGAACCATCCAGTGATGGAGAAGCAGAAGAGCCGAGAAGGAAGCGCCGAGTAGTCACCAAAGCATATAAG GAGCCCCTGAAGAGCTTGAGGCCTCGAAAGGTCAGCACCCCAGCTGGTAGCTCTCAGAAGACCCGAGAAGAGAAGGCATTGCTTCCACTAGAACTACAGGATGATGGCTCTGACA GTCGGAAGTCCATGCGGCAATCTACAGCTGAGCACACACGACAAACATTCCTTCGGGTACAAGAGAGGCAAGGCCAGTCACGGCGGCGAAAGGGGCCCCACTGTGAGCGGCCACTGACCCAGGAGGAGCTGCTCAGGGAGGCCAAGATCACAGAGGAGCTCAACTTACGTTCACTGG AGACATATGAGCGGCTTGAGGCTGACAAAAAGAAGCAGGTCCACAAGAAGCGGAAGTGCCCTGGGCCCATAATCACCTACCATTCAGTGACAGTGCCACTAGTTGGGGAGCCAGGCCCTAAAGAAGAGAATGTCGACGTAGAAGG CTTCTGCATTGACACCCCGTGCTGGGACTGGACCCGTCATCCCTCCTGCTCGCTGCTCACGTACCTTCATCACTTTTAG